The Microbacterium limosum genome contains a region encoding:
- the argC gene encoding N-acetyl-gamma-glutamyl-phosphate reductase codes for MPYQVAVSGASGYAGGELLRLLAAHPDVEIRTVTAHSNAGQPLALHQPHLRSLAHLTLQDTTPETLAGHDIVFLALPHGQSGQYTEALAEAPLVIDCGADHRLESVSAWDHFYGGEFHEPWAYGVPELLVGGGAKQRSRLAGASRIAAPGCNASTVSLSLVPGVAAGVIDTRDIVSVLAVGPSGAGKSLKTNLLASEILGSANPYAVGGTHRHIPEIRQALAAALPVADSASEPEDRVWTSLTDAIRISFTPVIVPMARGILATSSAPIAPDASDADIRGAWEAAYGDETFVHLLPAGEFPRTADVLGANTALMGLAIDRAANRVVVVTALDNLAKGTAGAAIQSMNIALGLPEATGLTVNGVAP; via the coding sequence ATGCCCTATCAGGTAGCCGTCTCCGGCGCCTCCGGATACGCCGGCGGGGAACTGCTCCGGCTGCTCGCGGCGCACCCGGATGTCGAGATCCGCACGGTGACCGCGCACTCGAACGCCGGCCAGCCGCTCGCCCTGCACCAGCCGCACCTCCGCTCGCTCGCTCACCTCACTCTGCAGGACACGACGCCCGAGACCCTCGCGGGGCACGACATCGTCTTCCTCGCCCTGCCGCACGGTCAGTCGGGGCAGTACACCGAGGCGCTCGCCGAGGCGCCGCTCGTGATCGACTGCGGCGCGGACCACCGGCTCGAGTCCGTCTCGGCGTGGGATCACTTCTACGGCGGCGAGTTCCACGAGCCGTGGGCCTACGGCGTGCCCGAGCTCCTGGTCGGAGGCGGCGCCAAGCAGCGCTCCCGCCTGGCCGGGGCATCCCGGATAGCGGCGCCCGGCTGCAATGCATCGACCGTGAGTCTGAGTCTCGTCCCCGGCGTCGCTGCCGGGGTGATCGACACCCGCGACATCGTGAGTGTCCTCGCCGTCGGGCCGAGCGGCGCCGGCAAGAGCCTCAAGACGAACCTCCTCGCGAGCGAGATCCTCGGCTCCGCCAACCCGTATGCCGTCGGCGGCACGCACCGGCACATCCCTGAGATACGCCAGGCGCTCGCCGCCGCGTTGCCGGTGGCGGACTCGGCGAGCGAGCCCGAAGACCGGGTATGGACATCGCTCACCGACGCCATCCGCATCTCGTTCACGCCCGTCATCGTGCCGATGGCGCGCGGCATCCTCGCCACCAGCTCGGCCCCGATCGCGCCGGACGCGTCCGACGCCGACATCCGCGGCGCGTGGGAGGCGGCCTACGGGGACGAGACGTTCGTGCACCTGCTGCCGGCAGGGGAATTCCCTCGCACGGCCGACGTGCTCGGCGCGAACACCGCGCTGATGGGGCTTGCGATCGACCGTGCCGCGAACCGGGTCGTCGTCGTCACCGCCCTCGACAACCTCGCCAAGGGCACGGCGGGCGCGGCGATCCAGTCGATGAACATCGCCCTCGGCCTCCCCGAGGCCACGGGCCTGACCGTGAACGGAGTGGCGCCGTGA
- the argJ gene encoding bifunctional glutamate N-acetyltransferase/amino-acid acetyltransferase ArgJ yields MSVTAPQGFAAAGVAAGLKSTGKPDVAVVVNRGPLKAGAAVFTSNRAKANPILWSEVAVRDGVVEAVVLNSGGANCFTGSFGFQTTHQTAERAAELLGVSAGDVLVCSTGLIGTGDEVFRAKVLEGTTRAIAGLTPDGGEAASLAIMTTDSRPKRTVVHGDGWSIGGMAKGAGMLAPGLATMLVVLTTDAVLTAEEADAHLRAATRVSFDRLDSDGCMSTNDQVTLMVSGASGVTPDPVEFAAALREACTSLATQLQGDAEGASHDITIEVTGAASEEDAVDVGRSVARNNLFKAAVFGNDPNWGRVLAAIGTTHAAFDPYDVDVSMNGVRVCTKGGPDRPREEVDLTPRATHVGIDLKAGDACATIWTNDLTHDYVHENSAYSS; encoded by the coding sequence GTGAGCGTGACCGCACCCCAGGGCTTCGCGGCGGCGGGCGTCGCCGCGGGGCTGAAGTCGACGGGAAAGCCGGATGTCGCGGTCGTCGTCAACCGCGGGCCGCTCAAGGCGGGCGCGGCGGTCTTCACGAGCAATCGCGCCAAGGCCAACCCGATCCTGTGGTCGGAGGTGGCGGTGAGGGACGGCGTCGTCGAAGCGGTCGTGCTCAACTCCGGCGGCGCCAACTGCTTCACGGGCAGCTTCGGGTTCCAGACGACGCACCAGACCGCCGAGAGGGCCGCCGAACTGCTCGGCGTGAGCGCCGGCGACGTCCTCGTGTGCTCCACCGGCTTGATCGGCACGGGCGACGAGGTCTTCCGCGCCAAGGTGCTGGAGGGCACGACCCGCGCGATCGCGGGGCTGACGCCCGACGGCGGCGAGGCCGCGTCGCTCGCGATCATGACGACCGACTCCCGCCCGAAGCGCACCGTCGTGCACGGCGACGGCTGGTCGATCGGCGGCATGGCGAAGGGTGCAGGGATGCTCGCGCCCGGCCTCGCGACGATGCTCGTCGTCCTCACGACCGACGCCGTGCTCACCGCCGAGGAGGCCGACGCCCACCTGCGCGCCGCGACCCGCGTGAGCTTCGACCGGCTCGACTCCGACGGGTGCATGTCCACGAACGATCAGGTGACGCTCATGGTCAGCGGCGCATCCGGTGTGACGCCCGACCCGGTCGAATTCGCCGCCGCCCTCCGCGAGGCCTGCACGAGCCTCGCGACGCAGCTGCAGGGCGACGCCGAGGGCGCGAGCCACGACATCACGATCGAGGTGACCGGCGCGGCATCCGAGGAGGACGCCGTCGACGTCGGCCGCTCCGTCGCCCGGAACAACCTCTTCAAGGCGGCGGTCTTCGGGAACGACCCCAACTGGGGCCGGGTGCTCGCCGCGATCGGCACGACGCATGCCGCGTTCGATCCGTACGACGTCGACGTGAGCATGAACGGCGTCCGCGTCTGCACGAAGGGCGGACCCGACCGGCCGCGGGAAGAGGTCGATCTCACGCCGCGCGCGACGCACGTCGGCATCGATCTGAAGGCGGGCGACGCCTGCGCCACGATCTGGACCAACGACCTGACGCACGACTACGTCCACGAGAACAGCGCGTACAGCTCATGA
- the argB gene encoding acetylglutamate kinase, protein MTDIQDTSPEEAAEKAAVLIESLPWLKRFRDQIIVIKYGGNAMVSDELQQSFAEDIAYLRFVGVKPVVVHGGGPQISAMLDRLSIPSEFKGGYRVTSTEAIGVVRMVLTGQINPQLVGRINAHGPLASGVSGEDAGLFGGRRRGVVIDGEEHDLGNVGDVVSVDPTTVHDHLEAGRIPVVSSIAPDLDRPGQSLNVNADAAASALATALGAAKLIVLTDVPGLYADWPNRDSLVSHLTATELRAMLPSLESGMIPKMQACLDAVDGGVDSAAIIDGRVPHSVLVEVFTNKGIGTEVVAG, encoded by the coding sequence ATGACCGACATCCAGGACACCAGCCCGGAGGAGGCGGCCGAGAAGGCCGCCGTGCTCATCGAGTCGCTGCCGTGGCTCAAGCGCTTCCGCGACCAGATCATCGTCATCAAGTACGGCGGCAACGCGATGGTCTCTGACGAGCTGCAGCAGAGCTTCGCCGAGGACATCGCCTATCTGCGCTTCGTCGGGGTCAAGCCCGTCGTCGTCCACGGCGGGGGCCCGCAGATCTCGGCGATGCTCGATCGGCTCTCGATCCCGAGCGAGTTCAAGGGCGGGTACCGCGTCACCTCGACCGAGGCGATCGGCGTCGTGCGCATGGTGCTGACGGGCCAGATCAATCCGCAGCTGGTGGGCCGCATCAACGCGCACGGGCCGCTCGCGAGCGGCGTGAGCGGCGAGGACGCCGGCCTGTTCGGCGGACGCCGCCGGGGAGTCGTCATCGACGGCGAGGAGCACGACCTCGGCAACGTCGGCGACGTCGTCAGCGTCGATCCGACGACGGTGCACGACCACCTCGAGGCGGGACGCATCCCCGTCGTCTCCTCGATCGCGCCCGACCTCGACAGGCCGGGGCAGAGCCTGAACGTCAACGCGGATGCCGCGGCATCCGCCCTGGCCACGGCGCTCGGCGCTGCGAAGCTCATCGTGCTCACCGACGTCCCCGGTCTCTACGCCGACTGGCCCAACCGGGACTCGCTCGTGTCGCACCTGACCGCGACCGAGCTGCGCGCCATGCTGCCGAGCCTGGAATCGGGCATGATCCCGAAGATGCAGGCGTGCCTGGACGCGGTCGACGGCGGCGTCGACTCGGCGGCGATCATTGACGGACGGGTGCCGCATTCGGTGCTCGTCGAGGTCTTCACGAACAAGGGAATCGGCACGGAGGTGGTCGCGGGATGA